In a genomic window of Dissulfuribacter thermophilus:
- the rsfS gene encoding ribosome silencing factor codes for MKELEESHGENIVALDVRGLSSICDFFIIAQGRSTRHVQGTFERLREHLKKHKIYLKEVEGEREGKWILMDYGDIVIHLFYEPMREFYDLEGLWHEARRIQSRG; via the coding sequence TTGAAGGAGCTTGAAGAAAGTCATGGAGAAAACATAGTAGCCCTAGACGTAAGGGGGCTATCTAGTATCTGTGACTTCTTTATAATTGCCCAGGGACGGAGTACAAGGCATGTACAGGGTACTTTTGAAAGGCTCAGGGAACACTTAAAAAAACATAAAATCTATTTAAAAGAGGTGGAGGGTGAGAGAGAGGGTAAGTGGATACTTATGGACTATGGAGACATAGTCATCCACCTCTTTTATGAACCCATGAGGGAGTTTTATGACCTGGAGGGCCTCTGGCACGAGGCAAGACGTATCCAGTCACGGGGATAA
- the gpmI gene encoding 2,3-bisphosphoglycerate-independent phosphoglycerate mutase → MISKKVMLVIMDGWGWREDVEGNAIKLAHTPNLDSYKKEFPFTLLDASGEAVGLPPGQMGNSEVGHLNLGAGRIVYQDLTRINRAIGDGSFFDNPVLKEAMVEGETVHLFGLVSKGGVHSDFEHLLSLIRMAKGLGVRDLQIHAFLDGRDTPPKSGAGYLKELQDFIESEGIGSIATCIGRYYAMDRDRRWDRVKVAYEALTDGTGHIEKDPVDGVLRAYERGETDEFVKPIIIDGTKRVKDRDSIIFFNFRADRARELTRAFTEKDFKEFPQKQRPKLSYFATMTMYDEAFDLPVAFPPEHLKNILGEVMSLNGLKQLRIAETEKYAHVTYFFNGGEEEAFDNEERCLIPSPRDIPTYDLKPEMSAESIRDELLRRIESEDYQLVVVNFANGDMVGHTGVLDAAIKACTVVDQCVGAIVDAWLKRGGVALVTSDHGNAEKMLDEKGGPFTAHTSSPVPFYLVDPNRKGISLRRGKLGDVAPTILEIMGLDTPEEMTGKSLIKKF, encoded by the coding sequence ATGATTTCAAAGAAGGTCATGCTGGTAATAATGGATGGCTGGGGCTGGCGTGAAGACGTGGAGGGAAATGCAATCAAGCTTGCCCACACACCAAATTTGGATTCCTACAAAAAGGAGTTTCCCTTTACTCTCCTCGATGCATCTGGTGAAGCAGTGGGGCTGCCACCGGGGCAGATGGGAAATTCTGAGGTAGGACACCTCAATCTCGGTGCAGGCAGGATCGTCTATCAGGACCTCACTAGAATCAACAGGGCCATTGGTGATGGATCTTTTTTTGACAATCCTGTGCTAAAAGAGGCCATGGTTGAGGGAGAGACCGTGCACCTTTTTGGGCTTGTGTCAAAGGGAGGGGTGCATTCTGACTTCGAGCATTTGCTGAGTCTTATACGCATGGCCAAGGGCCTTGGCGTTAGGGATCTTCAAATACACGCCTTCTTAGATGGAAGGGATACTCCCCCAAAGAGTGGGGCAGGTTATTTGAAAGAACTACAGGATTTTATTGAGAGTGAGGGGATTGGTAGCATAGCAACTTGTATAGGGCGATACTACGCCATGGACCGCGATAGACGCTGGGATAGGGTGAAGGTCGCATATGAAGCCTTAACTGATGGGACAGGCCACATTGAAAAGGACCCAGTAGATGGCGTGCTAAGGGCATATGAAAGAGGTGAGACAGACGAATTTGTAAAGCCCATCATTATCGATGGGACAAAGCGGGTCAAAGACAGAGACTCAATAATCTTTTTTAATTTTAGGGCAGACAGAGCTAGGGAGTTAACCCGGGCCTTTACAGAAAAGGATTTTAAGGAATTCCCGCAGAAGCAAAGGCCAAAGCTCTCATATTTTGCTACTATGACTATGTACGATGAGGCCTTTGATCTGCCAGTAGCCTTTCCACCAGAGCACCTAAAAAATATTCTTGGTGAGGTCATGAGCCTCAACGGCTTAAAACAGCTTAGGATTGCAGAGACAGAAAAATACGCCCATGTAACCTATTTTTTTAATGGGGGAGAAGAAGAGGCCTTTGACAATGAAGAAAGATGCCTGATACCTTCGCCAAGAGACATCCCGACATACGATCTGAAACCAGAGATGAGTGCTGAGTCAATCCGTGATGAATTGCTCCGGAGGATCGAAAGCGAAGATTACCAACTTGTGGTGGTCAATTTTGCAAATGGCGATATGGTTGGTCACACTGGTGTGTTGGATGCAGCCATAAAGGCCTGTACTGTAGTAGACCAGTGTGTTGGTGCTATTGTGGATGCCTGGCTCAAAAGGGGAGGGGTGGCCCTGGTGACCTCAGACCACGGGAATGCAGAAAAAATGTTGGATGAAAAAGGAGGTCCCTTCACTGCCCATACATCTTCACCTGTACCTTTTTATCTTGTCGATCCCAATAGAAAGGGGATCTCCCTTAGAAGGGGCAAACTTGGGGACGTGGCCCCAACCATTCTTGAGATTATGGGGCTGGATACGCCAGAAGAGATGACTGGCAAAAGCCTAATTAAGAAGTTTTGA
- a CDS encoding M20/M25/M40 family metallo-hydrolase — MKINQERLKQTFIELCEIESPSGHEGEVAWYLKKVFSDELGFTVLEDNSQEITGSETANIIVKIPGDTGRTPLLFNAHMDTVEPAKGIKVIFENGVFRSDGTTVLGGDDKAACAILIEVARLIKENGLSRPPLEFVFTVCEEIGLLGAKALDVGLIEAKSGYALDTTGTFNLINRAPCAIRFRIKVHGKSAHAGIAPEEGINAIVLASKAISQVPIGRIDSKTTANIGLIKGGKATNIVPDLVEIEGEVRSHDEKRLKEVQDEIVAPFHKLGLESQQKGKGPVVQVEINDDYPLLNIPEDHVLIETARSAAGHLGHSLKVQETGGGSDANILCGKGISTAILGIGMEKVHTTNECISLKAMVDTTQLVLKIIERW, encoded by the coding sequence ATGAAGATAAATCAGGAGAGATTAAAACAGACCTTTATTGAATTGTGTGAGATCGAGAGCCCGTCCGGGCATGAAGGTGAGGTGGCTTGGTATCTAAAGAAGGTCTTTTCAGATGAGTTAGGATTTACGGTCCTTGAAGACAATTCTCAAGAGATTACAGGTTCTGAGACGGCCAATATAATCGTTAAAATCCCTGGAGACACTGGACGGACTCCCCTTCTTTTTAATGCCCACATGGATACAGTAGAACCTGCAAAGGGGATCAAGGTCATCTTTGAAAACGGGGTCTTCAGAAGTGATGGCACCACGGTTCTAGGTGGTGATGACAAGGCTGCCTGTGCGATTTTAATAGAAGTCGCAAGGCTTATAAAGGAAAATGGCTTGTCTAGGCCACCCCTTGAATTTGTCTTCACAGTGTGTGAGGAAATAGGGTTACTTGGGGCAAAGGCCCTGGACGTTGGTTTGATTGAGGCTAAGTCTGGATATGCACTCGATACCACAGGGACCTTCAATCTTATAAATCGCGCTCCGTGTGCCATAAGGTTTAGGATCAAAGTCCATGGCAAGAGTGCCCACGCCGGGATAGCGCCAGAGGAGGGGATAAACGCCATTGTCCTCGCTTCAAAGGCTATAAGTCAGGTGCCAATTGGACGGATTGACTCCAAGACCACAGCCAATATCGGCCTCATAAAAGGGGGTAAGGCCACAAATATTGTCCCCGATCTAGTTGAGATAGAGGGTGAAGTACGAAGTCATGACGAAAAAAGGCTGAAAGAGGTACAGGATGAGATTGTTGCACCTTTTCATAAACTAGGTCTGGAGAGTCAGCAAAAGGGGAAGGGACCTGTGGTGCAGGTGGAGATCAATGATGATTACCCTTTACTCAATATTCCAGAAGACCACGTTTTAATTGAGACTGCTAGGAGTGCTGCCGGTCACCTTGGGCATTCCCTAAAGGTTCAGGAGACAGGTGGAGGAAGCGACGCAAACATCTTGTGTGGCAAGGGGATTTCTACTGCAATCCTTGGGATAGGTATGGAGAAGGTACATACGACCAACGAGTGCATCTCCCTTAAGGCCATGGTAGATACTACCCAGTTGGTTTTGAAGATAATAGAAAGATGGTAA
- the nadD gene encoding nicotinate-nucleotide adenylyltransferase, which produces MDRSGNKFGIIGGAFDPIHYGHLRSALEVCQGIGLDKIIFVPTYHPPHKDPLKLTPFEHRVRLVNLAIEGLNCFSCSEIEKDLTTPSYSVNTLEALKKSLPEGACLYFLIGSDAFFELTTWKDYKRLFDLATLVVMVRTREGPEAVEAFAQEVFPEELSNGRIITFSVTQLEISSSKIRQLLREGKSPRFLLPQECIDYLEEHKIHMNVKAINTANLEDNPRHVQDVEERLQLF; this is translated from the coding sequence ATGGACAGATCAGGGAATAAGTTTGGTATCATAGGTGGAGCATTTGATCCCATTCACTATGGGCACTTGAGGAGTGCCCTGGAGGTTTGTCAGGGGATTGGTCTTGATAAGATTATTTTTGTCCCAACCTATCATCCTCCACACAAGGATCCTTTGAAACTCACCCCTTTTGAGCACAGGGTGAGGCTCGTAAATCTTGCGATAGAAGGACTAAACTGTTTTAGTTGCTCGGAAATAGAAAAAGACCTAACTACTCCATCATATAGCGTAAATACCTTAGAGGCCTTAAAAAAATCCCTACCTGAAGGGGCGTGCTTATATTTCCTCATAGGAAGCGACGCCTTTTTTGAGTTAACGACGTGGAAGGATTACAAACGATTATTTGATCTTGCCACTTTGGTGGTGATGGTAAGGACGCGAGAGGGGCCAGAGGCCGTAGAGGCCTTTGCTCAGGAGGTGTTCCCAGAGGAGCTTTCAAATGGACGCATCATTACGTTTTCTGTCACGCAGCTTGAGATTTCGAGCTCAAAGATAAGGCAGCTGTTGAGGGAAGGGAAATCCCCAAGATTTCTCCTCCCCCAAGAATGCATTGATTACTTGGAGGAACATAAGATCCACATGAACGTAAAGGCAATCAATACTGCAAACCTTGAAGACAATCCCAGGCACGTCCAGGACGTAGAGGAGAGGCTTCAGCTTTTTTGA
- a CDS encoding phosphoribosylformylglycinamidine synthase subunit PurQ → MSTVKVRAIVTTGYGTNCEREMAHAVKIGGADRVDIVHLSDILDGSISLKDYQFLNLPGGFLDGDNLGAAQAGAHRLKYAKIKGKEKRLIDEILEFIERGGLILGICNGFQLLVKTGLLPGINGDYTTRLVSLTYNDSGRFEDRWVTLKANPNSPCVFTRGIEYLEVPVRHGEGKFVTLNQDVLKTLESQNHIVFQYVDPKLGEPTQEYPLNPNGSELAIAGITDSTGRIFGLMPHPEAFTHRTNHPRWTRMDLPEEGAGVQIFRNAVSYLRQS, encoded by the coding sequence ATGAGCACAGTTAAAGTAAGGGCCATTGTTACTACAGGATATGGCACGAATTGCGAAAGAGAGATGGCGCATGCGGTGAAAATTGGGGGAGCAGACCGTGTAGATATAGTACATTTGAGTGATATCCTTGATGGAAGCATAAGCCTTAAAGACTATCAGTTTCTTAATCTGCCTGGAGGATTTCTTGATGGAGACAATCTTGGGGCTGCCCAGGCAGGGGCCCACAGGTTGAAATATGCCAAGATCAAAGGAAAGGAAAAGAGGCTTATAGATGAAATCCTCGAGTTTATTGAAAGGGGCGGTCTGATTCTTGGGATTTGTAATGGATTTCAATTACTTGTAAAGACCGGACTGCTCCCAGGAATCAATGGGGATTATACAACGCGTCTTGTCAGTCTCACATATAATGATTCTGGAAGGTTTGAAGACAGATGGGTGACTCTCAAGGCAAATCCTAATTCGCCATGTGTGTTTACACGAGGTATAGAGTACCTGGAGGTCCCGGTAAGGCATGGAGAAGGTAAGTTTGTTACACTGAATCAAGACGTATTAAAGACTCTTGAGTCCCAAAACCATATAGTCTTCCAGTATGTAGATCCAAAGCTAGGTGAACCTACTCAGGAGTATCCCTTGAATCCGAATGGATCTGAGCTTGCAATTGCAGGGATTACAGACTCTACAGGACGGATTTTTGGGCTTATGCCCCATCCAGAGGCATTCACCCACCGGACAAATCACCCGAGATGGACCAGGATGGACCTTCCTGAAGAGGGAGCAGGGGTGCAAATATTTAGAAATGCAGTTTCCTATTTAAGACAATCCTAA
- a CDS encoding oligopeptide/dipeptide ABC transporter ATP-binding protein has protein sequence MKMQINSALNTQNSKLLKGDCSFNSKLKTQHSTLLIRASGLQKSYFIKKGFFATSSHEVRAVRNVDLEIKEGEILGLVGESGSGKSTLARLLLGLEPPTKGEVWFQGRSLWGKAKGSRISKEFRRTSQMIFQDPVSSLNPKKTVYETLREPLLIHGLCDKSRLEAEVVSLLKEVGLGPAFLDRYPHELSGGQKQRIGIARALSTRPSFIICDEPTSALDVSIQAQIINLILDLHERHCLTILFISHAIPIVKFVSDKIAVMYRGVIVEIFPSDATPLHPYTRLLMKAVPKVTIPITKNSKLKTQNLDRTLECQPSDFSDVQLGSKLSHDACPFFERCRVRKGECKSVSPVLREIGPGHFVACINPYDA, from the coding sequence ATGAAGATGCAAATTAACTCAGCACTCAACACTCAAAACTCAAAACTCCTTAAGGGGGATTGTTCCTTCAACTCAAAACTCAAAACTCAACACTCAACACTTTTAATTAGGGCTTCAGGCCTTCAAAAGAGCTATTTTATAAAAAAGGGATTTTTTGCAACATCGTCACATGAAGTTCGGGCAGTAAGAAATGTGGATCTTGAGATAAAAGAAGGTGAGATCCTTGGGCTGGTGGGAGAAAGCGGCTCAGGAAAGTCTACCCTTGCAAGGCTTCTCCTGGGATTGGAACCTCCGACTAAAGGGGAGGTATGGTTCCAGGGAAGGTCCCTTTGGGGAAAAGCCAAGGGCAGTAGGATCTCTAAAGAGTTTCGTAGAACGTCCCAGATGATCTTTCAGGATCCAGTCTCATCGTTAAACCCCAAAAAGACGGTTTATGAAACCTTGAGGGAACCCCTTTTGATACACGGACTCTGCGATAAAAGCAGACTTGAGGCTGAGGTGGTCTCTCTTTTAAAAGAGGTTGGGCTTGGGCCAGCGTTTTTGGATCGTTATCCTCATGAACTTAGTGGGGGGCAGAAACAGCGGATTGGGATAGCCAGGGCTCTGTCTACTAGGCCATCCTTTATAATATGTGACGAACCAACAAGCGCCTTGGATGTCTCTATTCAGGCCCAGATAATAAATCTCATCCTGGACCTACACGAACGCCACTGTCTTACCATTCTGTTTATCTCCCATGCCATTCCTATAGTGAAGTTTGTGAGTGACAAGATCGCTGTGATGTATCGGGGTGTAATTGTAGAGATATTTCCTTCCGATGCTACACCGCTCCATCCATATACGCGACTACTCATGAAAGCCGTTCCAAAAGTTACGATCCCAATAACTAAAAACTCAAAACTCAAAACTCAAAACCTTGACCGGACCCTGGAGTGCCAACCATCAGACTTTTCAGATGTCCAACTAGGGAGTAAACTCTCTCATGATGCCTGTCCCTTTTTTGAGAGATGCAGAGTTCGAAAGGGGGAGTGCAAAAGTGTTAGTCCGGTCCTTAGGGAGATTGGGCCAGGGCATTTTGTCGCTTGTATAAATCCTTATGACGCGTAG
- the proB gene encoding glutamate 5-kinase: MNDTSWKEVIGSKRRLVIKIGSAVLASDLGLDETIIIQIADQVARLRSQGIDVVIVSSGAIAAGILRLGGKIRPKTIPEKQALAAVGQGRLMEYYESAFSRFGIVVAQVLLTRDGLVARRRYTNAKNTIQTLLRWGIIPIINENDTVATDEIQFTDNDALSVLVVDLADADLLITLSDIDGLYSEDPRKNPEAEILRVVEDVSDEIIKMAGNEPGRAGRGGMRSKLEAARLVTASGVPMVIAKGRRPECLLDIVKGKPIGTLFLPKKRPILHGKKPWIACTLDPEGVLYLDDGAVRAIEQGGKSLLPVGITSIEGDFEQGDCVVCKDCRGRKVATGIISWNSKDLKNILGLRSEEISAKLGLSTIPEVIHRDNMVVLGGSHE, translated from the coding sequence ATGAATGATACGAGCTGGAAAGAGGTAATAGGTTCAAAAAGACGCCTTGTAATAAAGATTGGTAGCGCTGTACTTGCATCAGACCTTGGGTTAGATGAGACAATTATAATTCAGATAGCTGACCAGGTCGCCAGGCTCCGCTCCCAGGGGATAGATGTGGTGATTGTATCGTCTGGTGCTATTGCAGCGGGAATCCTGAGACTTGGAGGTAAGATTCGGCCAAAGACCATCCCTGAAAAACAGGCACTTGCGGCAGTTGGTCAGGGAAGATTGATGGAGTACTATGAGAGTGCGTTTTCTAGGTTCGGGATTGTCGTGGCCCAAGTACTCCTGACCCGCGACGGCCTTGTGGCAAGACGGCGATATACAAATGCAAAGAATACCATTCAGACACTTCTTCGCTGGGGCATAATCCCAATAATCAATGAAAATGACACAGTGGCAACAGACGAAATTCAGTTTACAGACAACGATGCCCTCTCTGTTTTGGTAGTGGACCTTGCAGATGCAGACCTCTTGATTACCCTGAGCGATATAGATGGCCTATATTCCGAGGATCCTCGAAAGAATCCCGAGGCAGAGATCTTGAGGGTTGTAGAAGATGTTTCAGATGAAATAATAAAAATGGCTGGCAATGAGCCAGGACGGGCAGGAAGAGGCGGTATGAGATCAAAACTCGAAGCTGCACGCCTTGTGACTGCAAGTGGAGTACCAATGGTAATTGCCAAGGGAAGGCGGCCAGAATGTCTCTTGGACATTGTGAAGGGAAAGCCCATTGGGACCCTGTTTCTGCCCAAAAAGAGGCCCATCCTCCACGGGAAAAAGCCTTGGATTGCCTGTACCCTTGATCCTGAAGGGGTCTTGTACCTTGATGATGGGGCTGTAAGAGCCATTGAACAAGGAGGAAAGAGCCTTCTCCCAGTGGGAATTACATCGATAGAAGGAGATTTTGAGCAGGGCGACTGTGTCGTATGTAAGGATTGTCGTGGGAGAAAGGTGGCTACAGGCATTATAAGTTGGAACTCAAAGGATCTCAAAAATATTTTGGGTTTGAGATCAGAGGAGATCTCAGCTAAGCTTGGATTAAGCACTATCCCTGAAGTCATTCATAGGGACAATATGGTGGTATTGGGAGGAAGTCATGAGTGA
- a CDS encoding glutamate-5-semialdehyde dehydrogenase, with the protein MSDVKKICAEISRQAKEASRKVANLSSQIKDNCLLRTAELILENRHSLQEENKKDLKAAEEKGLSSAFIDRLTLSDKVIDSMVQGLRDVVALPDPVGEVPRMWKRPNGLQVGRVRIPLGVICMIYESRPNVTIDAAGLCLKAGNAVILRGGSDAIHSNMALARIFHQALREFDIPEAAVQVVPVTDREAVNELLKREEEIDLVIPRGGEGLIRFVAENSRIPVLKHYKGVCHVYVDKYADIEMAQDICFNSKVQRPGVCNAMEGMLVHEEIAKTFLPAMAKRFKEAGVELRGCKKTLSILKDAVAATADDWGQEFLDLILAVKIVGSMDEAMDYISKYGSNHTEAIVTKDYERARRFLKEVDASLVLVNASTRFNDGGQLGLGAEIGISTSKLHAYGPMGLEELTTTKFIAYGDGQIRE; encoded by the coding sequence ATGAGTGATGTAAAAAAAATTTGCGCTGAAATTTCGAGACAGGCAAAAGAGGCTTCTAGAAAAGTTGCCAATCTTTCTTCTCAGATAAAGGATAATTGTCTTTTAAGGACTGCTGAGCTTATTCTTGAAAATAGACATTCCCTTCAAGAGGAGAACAAAAAGGATCTTAAGGCCGCAGAAGAAAAGGGTTTATCAAGTGCTTTCATTGATAGGCTCACCCTTTCAGATAAGGTGATTGATTCCATGGTTCAAGGGCTAAGAGATGTGGTAGCTCTCCCAGATCCCGTTGGTGAGGTCCCGCGAATGTGGAAGAGGCCCAATGGACTCCAGGTGGGAAGGGTTAGGATACCCCTTGGGGTCATCTGCATGATATACGAATCTAGGCCAAACGTTACTATTGACGCTGCAGGGCTCTGTCTTAAGGCGGGAAATGCGGTGATATTAAGAGGTGGGTCAGATGCAATTCATTCCAATATGGCCCTTGCCCGTATATTCCACCAGGCACTTCGAGAGTTTGATATCCCAGAGGCAGCTGTTCAGGTAGTCCCTGTAACAGATAGAGAGGCGGTTAATGAGCTACTTAAGCGCGAAGAGGAAATTGACCTGGTGATCCCCAGAGGAGGCGAAGGACTCATAAGGTTTGTAGCAGAGAATTCAAGGATCCCAGTCCTTAAACACTATAAAGGCGTATGCCATGTGTATGTGGATAAATATGCGGATATCGAGATGGCCCAAGACATTTGTTTCAATTCAAAGGTCCAAAGGCCTGGGGTCTGTAACGCAATGGAGGGAATGTTGGTCCACGAAGAGATAGCCAAGACATTTCTCCCGGCCATGGCAAAAAGATTTAAGGAGGCCGGAGTTGAGCTAAGAGGCTGTAAAAAGACCCTAAGTATTTTGAAGGATGCAGTAGCCGCCACAGCTGATGATTGGGGCCAGGAATTCCTTGATCTCATCTTGGCAGTAAAGATAGTGGGTTCTATGGACGAGGCCATGGATTATATCTCGAAATACGGTTCCAACCATACAGAAGCCATTGTTACCAAGGATTATGAAAGGGCAAGACGTTTTCTCAAAGAGGTGGACGCATCCCTTGTCCTAGTAAATGCCTCCACTCGTTTTAATGATGGAGGTCAGCTTGGGCTAGGAGCAGAAATAGGAATAAGCACATCAAAGCTCCACGCCTATGGACCAATGGGGCTAGAGGAGCTTACAACTACAAAATTTATTGCTTATGGAGATGGACAGATCAGGGAATAA